AGGAGCTCCGGGTTGTCGAGCAAACGATGAAAACGTTCTTGTGTCAAAGTGTTGAAATTGTTGGTGGCAATCCTGTAATTCCCAATTCCGATTTACCAGTTGTTGAAATAATAGTTAAAAATGTCTTCGAGCAATTGGTCGCCGATTTGACGAACAAGTTGGTCTTGCACGGCGAGCAAGTCGGTTTGGCTCGAAAACTCCGCAAAGTGGCTGAATGTTTTCTCGCGCGGCCATTCGACCTTCTCCTCCATCATATTTTCCGCGTTAATCTGCACCACGATGACCAATTGGTTCAAAGCTACAGTTTCGCCGGGCCTCGGTGCCACAGGCACCACCCTGAAATCCTGAATTTTTCCGCTGAATTGCACGTCAGCATCTTCGGTCTTGAGTATCAGTCGCGTTTCTGTGCGTATTTTGTCTTTGAGGCGCTCCGTGAACTCCACATTCAAAGTGGGAGGCGCGTTGAGGGCGATATTTTCAAAAGTGACGACAAAAAAGGTGTTGACCCGAGCATCAATGGTGATGCCCCTGAGGCGATAGCAGCCCTGAGTAGTGACCGTCAGCAACAATAAAAATGATAGTATGCGGAGGCTCATCTTCTGTTTTTTGAAAGAAACGTCTTTGCAGGGTTCTTCGATGCCATGGGGCAAAAGTAATAGAGCGAGGTTGGAGTTTTGAGCGTATGTTAATTTTTGACACAACTCACCTCTCGGGTTTGGTTCTGCGCCCCCTTGACTATCTTTGCCACAGCCTTAGTTTTATGAGTTTTATGTGTTCTTTAGACCTGTACCATGTATCCGACCGATATGTGAGTGTACGAGTACCCTGACAATAATCCCCACAGATTATCCGCGCGTTTTTCGGTGTTCATCTTTTTTTCCAGCGACGAAGGCTACCTTTTTTATCGCGCCCGGCCGGGCCTCTAATCTGTTTTCCGTTAACAAGCCCTGCCCCCACAATGGGGAGCGTCCCTTGCTCACGCGCAAAGGACGCGGCTGAAGGACGCTTGCCGCGACACGACGCGGCGGCGAGTGGCAGGCCAATCATCCCTTGAGCATCATGCAAACCGTTATTCATTCATTTTTCAAAAACCTTTTACCATGCTTGACAAAATTATCTTCCGAAAAAAACGGGGGGGGGGGGGCGAAACATTGAATCGTCCGGCGCCCCGTCTCAATCCCTTGCCCCTTTCGGCACGCTCACGGAAAACCCCGTCTCAAGAGCCGTGACACCCTGTTTGGCCGCGCACCGCCTGCTCAAGGCGGTTTTCCCGCTCCTCGGCTGGCTCGTTTTGGCATCAGGCCTGTCGGCACAGACAGGCCCTGCCATTCACCCGCCCTGCGGCTCCCTGCAAATAGAGATAGTGCCGTCGCCGTACGACGGGAGCGCCGACGACCAGCCCCTTTGTTTTCCCTGTTGCGGCCCCACCAACTGCCAGAGAATGCGATACGACGTTTTTTTGAGGGCCGTGCCGCCCGCGCCGGGCGCCTGGTCGAACGGCAACTTCAACATGGGCTACGCCCATTTGGTCGTGAAAGTCAGGCTCAACCTTGCGAAAGGCGCCATCACGTCCATCAACGAGCCGCTCACCGAGGCGGCGACTTGCCTCGCCGCGTTTTTGGGCAACGGCAACCCCGCCGTCACCTTCGACGCCAAGGAGGGCGAGGCCACCCTTTTGGTGACAAACATGACGGGCGAGGTCACGCCCCTCATCCCCTTTCAGCAATACCGGACCACCCAGCCGCTCTTTCAGGTCTTCGTGGACGGCTTTCCGGGGGAGGAGTTCGGGCTGGAGTGCGCCGAGCTGAGCTACGTCAACGATTTCCATATGTGCACGAGCCAGCCGGGCTGCATCGGGAACACCGTCTCGACGTTTCCGCCGCCCTCTGTCGCGTCCGCGGCCACCTTGTCCCTCGAGGCCAATTGTGTCAGCCCGCTCTTCATGCTCGTCCCCGTCACGGTGTCCATGCTTCCGCCAGACGTGAATTTCATGGATTTCGCGGTGGAAATCGCTTGCGCGGGCCCCAACGCGCCCCGGATGAACGCCCCCCCTCAAGCGACGGGCTTCAACGGCGGCATCCCGCTCCCGACGGTGCGGGTTTTGGAGGTGGAGGACAAGGTCAGGTACCTCTTGCACGCCAGGTACCCGTCGTTTTCGGCATCGGGGCTTCCGGGCGGCACGGTTCTTTTCACCATCCGCGTGCCGAGGCCCGAGGATGCCGGCGAGACGCACACCCTCACGGCCACCCTGAGGCCGGGGCGCGTCCGAAGCGGGCAGAGCATCGGCACCGGCCCCAGTTTTCAGTGCCACGCTTTTTCCCCCGACTCCGAAGGGTCGGTCGAGTGCGCCCACATGGGCGAGCCGCCCTGTCCCGACATGTGGCTGACGGTGGAGCCCTCGTCGGTGCCGCCCAGCGAGTGCGGGAACTTGGCGGCTTACGCGCGACTGAACTGGAACTTCGGCAATGAGCCCACCCGAGCATTCAAAATTTTCAAGGCGCTGCTCGAGTTCGACCTGCAGCCGGGCGTGACCATATCGGGTGCCTATCTGGAGAACATAACGTGCCCGACATCAGCCCCTTACGATTGCCCGGGCGGCTGTTTTTATGTGTCGGGCAACACCGTCAACCTGTGCATCAACGATGCCGACGGCATCACCCTCGATGCCAACACCCGCATCCGGATAGAGTTTAATGGCAGCGGCGGCTGCGTGATGAGCGGCAAGGCGCGGCGCGTGACCGTCAAGCGGATAATCCAGAACGTCTCGACCGACGAGTGCCGCCCCGCCATCCACAACATGGGCCTGCTTTGCCCCAAAAAAATCGAGGGCGACATCGCCACGAAGAACGGCTGCTTCGTGGATGCCGTGAGCGTGCACGTCGCGCCCGTGGGCGGGGGGTGCGCTCCCATCAATTTCGTCGCCAACCTGCCCAGCGCCTCGTCTTCCTGCGCGGTGCCATACTCAAAGTGCGTGTGCGAGGGCGTCAGCCAGTATCAGGTCACCCCCTCCAAAAACGACAACCCCCTCAACGGCGTGACCACCTTCGACCTCGTGCTCATCCAAAAGCACATACTTGGGCTGGAAGTCCTGGACAGCCCGTATAAGATGATTGCCGCCGACGCGAACAAGTCAAACAGCATCACGACGTTTGACATCGCTGAGCTGCGAAAGCTGATACTGGGCCTTGCCGACACGCTTCCCGGAAACAACACCTCGTGGCGTTTTGTGCCCAAGTCGTATGTGTTCCCCAATCCAAGCGACCCTTTCCAAACCACTTTTCCAGAAAATGGAACATATGCCCTTCCCACCGCCGAAGCCGACTTCGTGGCCATCAAGGTGGGCGACGTCAACCTGAGCGCCCTGACGGGCTGCTCCAACGACTGCGACGCTTTTCAAAAACCCGTCGGCGAGGCCGCGCTCGAAATCCCCGCGAGCCCCCTCAGGGCTGGCGAGCATTTCGCCCTGCCGGTGCGGGCCGCCACGGGTGTGCCCCTCGTCGCCTGGCAGATGGCCCTGCGCTTCGACCCCGACGCGCTGGAGCTCGTCGGCCCCGCGCAGGGCGACCTGGGGAGCCTCAACGAGGGCAACTTCGGCCTCACTCGGGCCGGGCAGGGCCTCGTCCGCGCCCTGTGGTTCGCCCAGCCCGGCGAGGAGGCGCCCCTGCAAGCAGGCCAAGCCCTGTTCCGCCTCGCCTTCCGGGCCAAGCGCGACATCCCCGACCCGGGCGGCCTTTTGCGCCTCGACGACGAGGCGCTTGCCGGGCTGGGCTGGGGCGAGGCGGGCCATGCCCACGCGCTCCGGCTGAGGGTCGCGCCGGAAACGGAAAGCCGCGAGCAAGCCGGCGACAACCCCCTGTCGGCGACCTGTCGCCCCAACCCCGCCGTCGCCGAGGTCGGTTTCGACCTGACGATGCCGCAAGCGGGCAATGCACGGCTGTCCATCTACGGCGCCTTCGGCACGAGGGTCTTTTTCCGCGAGTACGCATTGGAACAAGGCCCGCACGCGCTGACCGTGCCGCAAGCCGCCGAGTGGCCCGCCGGGGTCTATCACTGGGAGCTGCGGCACGGCAAGCAGCGGGCGAAGGGCACCTTCATCCGGCAATGACGGACGCGCCCGCTTCTCAAGAGGATGTCCCATAAGTGATGTTTGTTTGACAGGATTGACAAGATTCGCGCCCTTTTTCGGGTAAAAAAACCTGTAAATCTTGTTAATCCTGTCGAAATTTAAACTTGTGAGACGGCCTCTTTTCCGACGAATCGCTTTCAAACACAAACCAAACACACGACTTTTCTCATGAAAAACATCCTACTCCTCCATATACTCCTCCTCGGGGCGCTCGGCCCCGCCCTATCCCAAAAGCGCCTCCACGTCAACCACGCCGCCACCGGCCAGAACAACGGCTCCTCCTGGGCCGACGCATACGCCGACCTGCACGCCGCCCTCGCCGCCGCCCAGCCCGGCGACGAGGTGTGGGTGGCCGAGGGCGAGTACAGACCCACCACCGGCACCGCCCGGGACATTTATTTCGACCTCAAAAGCGGCGTGGCGCTCTACGGCGGCTTCGCCGGCACCGAGGCCGACCTCGCGCAGCGCGACTGGCAGGCCCACCCCACCGTGCTGAGCGGCGACATCGGCACGGCGGGCGACAGCACCGACAACTCCTACACCATCCTCTACATGGGGGAGCCGGACAGCCTGACGGTGGTGGACGGGCTGGTGTTCCGCTTCGGACAGGCCGACTATCCGGGCGTCGCGGCCGCCGACCTGCCGCGCATGGCGGGCGGCGCGCTGTTCGTCATGGCACGCGACGAGGAGGCCTACTGCACCGTCTCCAACTGCCGCTTCGAGCGCAACTACGCGCGGCTGCACGGCGGGGCGGTGTACGTGGACGGCAGCGGCACGGGGTCGGTGGCCCCGACCTTCCGCGACTGCGTGTTCGAGCGCAACCGCGCCGGGCAGGACGGCGGCGGGCTGTACCGCAACGGCTGCGCCTGGGTGGACAGGATGGACTTCGAGGGCTGCAGGTTCACAGGCAACCTCGCCGGTCGCAACGGCGGCGGGCTGTTCGTGCTGGATGCCGAGCGGACGGACGTGATTGACGTGTATCGGTGCGAGTTCGCGCAAAACGATGCCGTAATGGGCGGCGGAGGAGCCACCCTGAGGGTGGGGCGAAACGCCGGAGCAAAAGTAAGGGTGGAAGGATGCAGGTTTATTGAAAACAAGCATAGTGCTTTAGCAATACAAAATCGCAATTTGCTTTATCTTAAAAAAGCGTCCATTAGCAATTGTACCTTTTTACGAAATGAGGCAAATTCATACTTTGTAACCGACGTTTGGTTTGACAATATTGACCTGACATCGGGAGAAACAGTCGCTTCAATAATTGACAATCGCTTTGAAGAGACAAACTCTGGGAAACCTATATTTGCTGGCTATGATGCCTTATTTGGGGGGAAGATTTACTTCGTAAGAGATTCCATAATAAGCTGTATATCCGGAGTCCCAGTAAAAGCATCTGCAACATCAATTTACAAAGACATTTTTATTGAAAATTCTCACTTTACATCCTTGTTTCATTCAACTTCAGTCAATTATCTTGCATTTCATGTGAAGGTATTAAACTCTTCATGTCAGAATCTTTTTCATACCGAATCTTTTTGTGAGATAACATTAATAAACTCTACTTTTTATGATTGCTCTATGGAAGAACTTTGCTCAAGCAAGCAAAATTCAAAGATTTTTCTTCAGAATAGTATATTCGATAGATTATCATTAAATTCTTTTTATGGAATAGGTGCCAGTATTGGCCCCCCGGAGTACCATATCAGTCATTGCGTCTTAGATACTCTTGATTGTGCTTCATCAATAGGATTCTACCAAGTCTTCTGCGAAAACGTCCAAACCGGCCTCGACCCCATGTTCGTCAACCCCGCCGCCAGCGACTTCCGCCTCCAAGGCTGCTCCCCCCTCGTCAACGCCGGCAACAACCTCCACGCCGCCAACATCCCCACCGACCTCGCCGGAAACCCCCGCATACAGGACGGCACGGTGGACATCGGCGCCTACGAAACCCCCGCCCTCGCCCTCGCCGCAGCGCCGGACGTCAAGGCCGCCTGCGCGGGCCTGCCCGACGGCGCCATCGCCCTGCCCCTCGTCGGCGAATGCCCGCCCCTCGCCTTCGAGTGGCAGTCCGGCGCCCTCTCCGGCGACTCGCTCTCCGGCCTCGCCCCCGGCAACTACCTGCTCACCGTCACCGACGCCAGGGGAAACTCCCTGACGGCCTCCGTCACGGTGCCCGCCGCCCCCGCGCCCACCCTGCAGGTGGACGGCCAGCCCATCTCCTGCTTCGGCGCCGCCGACGCCATGCTCTCCGTCAGGGCGCTCACCGGGAAGCCCCCCTTCGCCTACCTGTGGTCGCCCTCCGGCGCCACCGACTCGGTGGACACCAACCTCGGCCCCGGCCCGGCCTCCGTCACCGTCACCGACGGCTGGGGCTGCACGGCCACCTTCTCCTTCGACATCCCCGAGCCGGACACCCTGCAGTTCGCCGCCACCGTCACCCGGCCCTCCACGCCCCAGAGCGCCGACGGGGGCATCGTGGTGAACAGCGTGACGGGCGGCACGCCGCCCTACGCCTACCTGTGGGAGCCGGGCGGCAGCATGGAGGCCATTCTTGCGGGGCTGTCGGAGGGCACCTACGCGCTGACGGTGACGGACGCGCGGGGCTGCGAGGCGGCGTGGACGTTCGAGGTGAAGGCGCTGGTGGGCGTGACGGAGGCGGAGGGCGTGGCCATGCTGGTCATCTGGCCGAACCCGGCGGGGGAGGGGGCGTGGCTGCGGTGGGAGGGGGCGATGCCGTCGGTGCTGGAGATGTACGACGCTCGGGGTCGGCTGGTTCGGTCGGAGCGGGTGTCGGCGGCGGGCGCGGCGTGGCGGGTGGGTCTGGGGGGCTTGGCCGCCGGGGCGTACGCGGTGATTTTGCGCGACGGGAGTGGCAAGGCGGTGGGCGTGGGAAGGTTGGTGAGGGGTTATTAGGGGTTATTAGGGGTCATTAAAGGTCATTAAGGGTGAGAGTGTTTAGAAAACTGTGTCATCCCAAGGGAGACGATAAGAAAACACAGAGGCACGAAGGGCACAGAGTTTTGGTTTTCAATAATTTACATTCCTTTAAGTGCGGCGTGTATTGCGTAAAAAGAAAACATCCGGTATGGTTTGACACACTTTTCTGAACACTCTCTTAAGGGTCATTAGGGGTCATTGATGAAGCTTGCCTAACTCAAAAATTACCCTTAATGACCTTTAATGACCCTTAATGACCCTTACCCCCCTTTTATTCCCATTCAATTGTCGCCGGTGGTTTCGTCGAAATATCAAAAACCACGCGGTTGATGCCTTTCACGTTGTTGATGATTTCACTGCTCACCTCGGCGAGGAAGTCGTATGGCAGGCGGCTCCACTCTGCCGTCATGCCGTCGGTCGAGTTGACGGCACGGAGGGCGATGGTTTGCTCGTAGGTGCGTTCGTCGCCCATAACGCCCACAGAATGAATGGGCAAGAGAATCGTCCCGGCTTGCCACACCTCGTCGTAGAGGCCGTGTTCGCGGAGTTTTCCGATATAAATGGCATCGGCTTCTTGTAGCATTTTCACTTTGTCAGGGGTGATGTCACCCAAAATGCGGATGCCAAGGCCCGGGCCGGGGAAGGGGTGGCGGTTCAGGATATTGGGCGGCACACCGAGTTCTTTGCCTACACGCCTCACCTCGTCTTTGAAGAGCATCCGCAGTGGTTCCACGATTTTCAGTTTCAATTTTTCAGGCAAACCACCCACGTTGTGGTGGCTCTTGATGGTCACCGACGGCCCGTGTACGCTGATGGATTCAATCACGTCGGGGTAAATCGTCCCCTGTCCAAGCCATTGAAAATCGGGGTGCGCCTCCGATTCCTCCTCAAAAATCTCGATGAAAAGCCTTCCGATGATTTTGCGTTTTTCCTCTGGGTTGCTCACGCCCGCGAGTGCCGCGTAGAACCGTTGTTTCGCGTCCACGCCCTCGATGTTAAGTCCCATGTCCTCATAAGAGTGAAGCACCTGTTCAAACTCGTTTTTGCGCAACAGGCCATTGTCCACAAAAAAACAAAACAACCGAGCGCCGATGGCGCGGTGGAGCAAGGTGGCGGCCACTGTGGAGTCCACGCCGCCCGAAAGCGCCATAATCACTTTCTCGTTGCCAATTTGTTGGCGCAGGGTCTCCACCGTTTCTTCCACAAAATGCGCCGCCGTCCAGTCGCCCGTGCAACCGCAGATGTCGCGGACAAAATTTTTCAAAATCTCGAACCCTTCGAGGCTGTGATACACCTCCGGGTGGAATTGGATACCGTACACCGGCGCGGCAAATTGGCTGTTTTTCGAGCGGAAGGCCGCGTAGGGAATCGTGTCTGAATGCCCCAACACCTCGAAACCTTCCGGCAAGCGCAAGATGGTGTCCGAATGGCTCATCCACACCTGCGAGCGTTTGGAGATGCCTGCGAAGAAGGGGTCGTTCGGTGCGTTGTGCTGGAGCATCACCTTGCCGTACTCGCGCTTTTCGGACTGCACCACCTCGCCGCCGTAAAAATCCGCCGTGAGTTGCGCCCCGTAGCAGATGCCGAGCAGGGGTTTTCTGCCCGCGATTTGATTGAGGTCGAGCCGCAGCGCGTTGGGCCAGCGCACGGAAAAAGGACTGCCGGAGAGAATAACACCTTTAATGTCAGGTGTTAATTCCGGCATTTTGTTGTAGGGAACGATTTCGCAAAAGACGTTCATCTCGCGCACCCGCCGCGCGATGAGTTGGGTGTATTGCGAGCCAAAATCGAGAATCAGGATTTTTTGCATAAAATGTAACGCGAACTTTTAGTTCGCCGGAAAGAAGGAGCAAAGGTAGGGAAAGGCGAGCGGAAAATATTAGGGCGGTGGCGGGGATGCGGTACTGTTTGCAGCCCGCAGTGCTATCCCGGCCTGTTGCTTTTTGAAATACTTGCAAGTTAGGGGTTGAATTTCTTTATTATCTGATGTTCAAGCATTTATTCAGGGGGTGGTTTGAAATCACCCCTTGAATAGTGCGCGTTTTAAGTATTTTACCTCAACCCCTATTTCGCATAAGATGTGACTGACTGGTTTGGTCAATTTATTTTGGACACACACAAATCGTCATTTCCCATTCGTCATTCCTCAATTCCCAAGACATCCTGCATTGAGAAGAAGCCTTGTTTGCCTGCCAGCCATTGGGCGGCCAATAGTGCGCCACTCGCAAAACCCAGACGCGAATGGGCACGATGCTCTATTTTGATTTCGTCAGCAGGGCTTGCCCATGCGACGATGTGGGTGCCGGGCACCTCTCCCTCACGGATGGCGCTCACTGGAATTTCGCCCGGCACTGGTATCGGGGGCGACAAGGCCCAGCCCGACAATCGGCGCACGTGCTCCACCATGCCTTGCACCAAAGTGAGGGCGGTGCCGCTCGGGGCGTCGAGTTTGTGGATGTGATGGATTTCGGTGACGGCAGGGGTGTATTCGGGGCGTTCGTCCATCATTTTTGACAGGTAGGTATTGAGCGCGAAAAAGAGGTTGACCCCGATGCTAAAATTGGAAGCCCAAAGCAACGCACCTCCATTTTTCTCACAAAATTCCTGTGCTTCCGGGAGCCGCTCCAGCCAACCCGTGGTGCCGCTCACCACTGGCACGCCCGCTCGAAGGCACTGCATCACATTGTCGAAGGCTGATTCGGGGCGCGTGAACTCGATGACGACATCGGCTTGCCGCAGCAACGCCGGGGTGACTTCCGCGCGGTTTTCCCGCGTGACGCGCCACACGATGGCCATACCTTGTTCGGCAGCGAGCAATTCAATCGCTCGTCCCATTTTTCCGTATCCGAAAAGGCCGATTTTGAGCATTGTTAAGTGTAGTGTGCTAATCAGACAATGTGCTAATGCTAAGTCTTTTCATCTCACCGAACTTTCAGCAATTTAAGGGTTTGGACGACCGTACCAGCCTGTTTGAGATGGATGAAATGAACGCCCGGCTCGTAGGCCCGGCCCAATTCAAGGGAGCCGTTTGGCTGTGTCAATCCGACGTTTTCCACCACTTGCCCCGAGGCGTTGACCACCACGAGCGAGCAGTCGCACGGTTCGGGCAATTGGTAAATCAATGTCGTGTGGTCGCGGAAAGGATTTTCCCGAAGGCCCAGCGGGTCGCGGCCTTTCCATTTGTCGTCGTTCCGGCGGTATTCCTTAAAGAGATAGAGCGTCAGCGCCGTGTCTCTCAACAATTTTTGCTCGTGGTGCATCACTTGGCCCACATCTGTGGCGCCAGCGGTTACGTCGTAACTTCCGGGCAGCACGTTGCCAATGCTGAACATCCCATCCCCATCGGTCACGGCGGCGTATTCCGTGTCGCGGCCAAACAGATAAACCGCAGCATCTGGCACGGGTTCGAGGTCGGGCGAGCGAAGCACCTGACCGCTCACGGTGAAGGCGCCGGGCGGGAACATCTCGACATCCAGCACGCGCACTTTGCCGCTCTCCATGAGCACTTCCGTCTCCACCGTTTGATAACCGGCTCGGGTCACGCGGGCGGTGAAAAGCCCCGTTTGTGTTTGCCCGGTTTTGTATTGGCCTGTCAAGTTGCTGAATTCCTGCGTGGCCGTGCCGAGCAGTTCCACTTTGGCATTGCCGAGCGGGAATCCCGTGACACCGTCGGTGATTTTTCCTTCCAAATAACAAGCGCGGACGTAAGTGGGGGTCACGACCCACAATTCGCCATTGTTGGTGCCTTGTGCGGTGATATTGGTAGCCACTATGGTGCCGGAAGGGAAATAGGGATACACGCCCCAACAACCTTCGGAGCCGCCGCCGCTGCCCGTGTAGGTGTCGTGATTGCCCACTTGCACGAGGTTGTCGGGGCGTGTCACATCCACGATGGTGAAGCCGTCCTTGTACCATGAAGTGACTGCCCAATTGTCGAGAATGTGCGTGTTGTGCACCATCGAGTTGCTGCCGGGGTTGCTCTGTATTCTGTCCAGTTCCCTCACATCTGTGGGGTCGGACACGTCGTAGGCCGCGAGGTAAGAGTTGTTCACCTCGTCGGTGGTAAAAATAACGCGGCGGTCTTGCGAAATCCAAGTGTTGTGCGTGAAGGCGTTGGGCGTGATTTGTGTGCTGATGAGTTGAGGGTTGCTTTTGTCAGCCATGTTCACGATGGAAAAAAAGCCGCCGTAGATGTGCCCGCCGTAGAGGGTGTCATTGTCCACATATCCGTCGTGGATATAATTCTGATTGCCTGCGAAGTTGGTGTTGAAAGTGCCAGCGTAGGTGGGGTTGTAGGGGTCGGGGTTGAGGTTGAAAATTTTGGCGCGACCGCCGAACAAGTCGCCACCGTAAGCGTATAAAAATCCTTTGGTGGTGTCAATATGCAGCGCATGAATGCGGTTGAGCAGGTTGGCGATGGCACCGTCGCCTGTGTAGAAGCGGTGATTCAGATTGGGTGAGGGCAGCCCGCTCAAATCCACGATTTGGATGCCCTGCCCTCCTTCGGACACGACGTAGGCGAAGTGCTTGTACGTCTTGATTTCTTTCCAAAGATTGCTTGGCCCCGGTATTTGCACGATTTGTTGCGGCGCGTCGGGATTCGTGACATCCGCGATGATGAGGCCATTGCGCCCCCCGACGAGCGCATACTCCTTTCCATCTATGTCGTATCCCCACACGTTGGCGAGGGTTTGTCCCGGAAAAACCAGCTTGGAACGGAATGTGGTGTTCTGGTTTTGGGATTGGGCAGCGAACGTCGCCCAAAGGACGAGGAGGGGAAGTAGTATTTGCTTCATAACCAAAGTGAAGGATGTTGCAAGGTCGAGTAAAATTTTCGCTCGGAAAGGTCTAACGTTTTTCCATAAATACATTTACATCGGGAAAAAAGCATCCTCAATGTGGCGGATATCCAACACTTTGTCGCCTTTGAGCAGTACGGCCACGATGTCGAATCGAATCTCCCAGTCATAGCCAATGTGCTCCATATAAGCCCCTGCTGTGCGTGCCATGAGGTCTTGCTTGCGTGCGCCCACGGCTTCTTCTGGCCCGCCATAGCCATCGCCTGCACGGGTTTTCACTTCCACGAACACCAAAAGCCGCTCATCAGCCCAAGCCACGATATCTATCTCGCCGCGCCCAGCGCGCCAGTTGCGTGCCGCGATGCGCCAGCCTTTGCGCTCCAGATATTCAGTGGCGATTTGCTCGCCCTTTTTACCAATTTCAAGATGGTCAGACATATTAGACTTCGCGCCGCCAAGTTTTCAGCATGGTCAGAAGCGCGATATTTTGAAAATCAAAGCGGCCATTCTCGCTTTGTGAAGAGGTGTCATCCCGGAGGAATGGGGGGGGGCGACATCTCAAAAACAGTAAAAAAACGCATCGGTATCAATCCGCGTAC
This Saprospiraceae bacterium DNA region includes the following protein-coding sequences:
- a CDS encoding right-handed parallel beta-helix repeat-containing protein, with the protein product MKNILLLHILLLGALGPALSQKRLHVNHAATGQNNGSSWADAYADLHAALAAAQPGDEVWVAEGEYRPTTGTARDIYFDLKSGVALYGGFAGTEADLAQRDWQAHPTVLSGDIGTAGDSTDNSYTILYMGEPDSLTVVDGLVFRFGQADYPGVAAADLPRMAGGALFVMARDEEAYCTVSNCRFERNYARLHGGAVYVDGSGTGSVAPTFRDCVFERNRAGQDGGGLYRNGCAWVDRMDFEGCRFTGNLAGRNGGGLFVLDAERTDVIDVYRCEFAQNDAVMGGGGATLRVGRNAGAKVRVEGCRFIENKHSALAIQNRNLLYLKKASISNCTFLRNEANSYFVTDVWFDNIDLTSGETVASIIDNRFEETNSGKPIFAGYDALFGGKIYFVRDSIISCISGVPVKASATSIYKDIFIENSHFTSLFHSTSVNYLAFHVKVLNSSCQNLFHTESFCEITLINSTFYDCSMEELCSSKQNSKIFLQNSIFDRLSLNSFYGIGASIGPPEYHISHCVLDTLDCASSIGFYQVFCENVQTGLDPMFVNPAASDFRLQGCSPLVNAGNNLHAANIPTDLAGNPRIQDGTVDIGAYETPALALAAAPDVKAACAGLPDGAIALPLVGECPPLAFEWQSGALSGDSLSGLAPGNYLLTVTDARGNSLTASVTVPAAPAPTLQVDGQPISCFGAADAMLSVRALTGKPPFAYLWSPSGATDSVDTNLGPGPASVTVTDGWGCTATFSFDIPEPDTLQFAATVTRPSTPQSADGGIVVNSVTGGTPPYAYLWEPGGSMEAILAGLSEGTYALTVTDARGCEAAWTFEVKALVGVTEAEGVAMLVIWPNPAGEGAWLRWEGAMPSVLEMYDARGRLVRSERVSAAGAAWRVGLGGLAAGAYAVILRDGSGKAVGVGRLVRGY
- the guaA gene encoding glutamine-hydrolyzing GMP synthase; its protein translation is MQKILILDFGSQYTQLIARRVREMNVFCEIVPYNKMPELTPDIKGVILSGSPFSVRWPNALRLDLNQIAGRKPLLGICYGAQLTADFYGGEVVQSEKREYGKVMLQHNAPNDPFFAGISKRSQVWMSHSDTILRLPEGFEVLGHSDTIPYAAFRSKNSQFAAPVYGIQFHPEVYHSLEGFEILKNFVRDICGCTGDWTAAHFVEETVETLRQQIGNEKVIMALSGGVDSTVAATLLHRAIGARLFCFFVDNGLLRKNEFEQVLHSYEDMGLNIEGVDAKQRFYAALAGVSNPEEKRKIIGRLFIEIFEEESEAHPDFQWLGQGTIYPDVIESISVHGPSVTIKSHHNVGGLPEKLKLKIVEPLRMLFKDEVRRVGKELGVPPNILNRHPFPGPGLGIRILGDITPDKVKMLQEADAIYIGKLREHGLYDEVWQAGTILLPIHSVGVMGDERTYEQTIALRAVNSTDGMTAEWSRLPYDFLAEVSSEIINNVKGINRVVFDISTKPPATIEWE
- the dapB gene encoding 4-hydroxy-tetrahydrodipicolinate reductase; protein product: MLKIGLFGYGKMGRAIELLAAEQGMAIVWRVTRENRAEVTPALLRQADVVIEFTRPESAFDNVMQCLRAGVPVVSGTTGWLERLPEAQEFCEKNGGALLWASNFSIGVNLFFALNTYLSKMMDERPEYTPAVTEIHHIHKLDAPSGTALTLVQGMVEHVRRLSGWALSPPIPVPGEIPVSAIREGEVPGTHIVAWASPADEIKIEHRAHSRLGFASGALLAAQWLAGKQGFFSMQDVLGIEE
- a CDS encoding choice-of-anchor B family protein, encoding MKQILLPLLVLWATFAAQSQNQNTTFRSKLVFPGQTLANVWGYDIDGKEYALVGGRNGLIIADVTNPDAPQQIVQIPGPSNLWKEIKTYKHFAYVVSEGGQGIQIVDLSGLPSPNLNHRFYTGDGAIANLLNRIHALHIDTTKGFLYAYGGDLFGGRAKIFNLNPDPYNPTYAGTFNTNFAGNQNYIHDGYVDNDTLYGGHIYGGFFSIVNMADKSNPQLISTQITPNAFTHNTWISQDRRVIFTTDEVNNSYLAAYDVSDPTDVRELDRIQSNPGSNSMVHNTHILDNWAVTSWYKDGFTIVDVTRPDNLVQVGNHDTYTGSGGGSEGCWGVYPYFPSGTIVATNITAQGTNNGELWVVTPTYVRACYLEGKITDGVTGFPLGNAKVELLGTATQEFSNLTGQYKTGQTQTGLFTARVTRAGYQTVETEVLMESGKVRVLDVEMFPPGAFTVSGQVLRSPDLEPVPDAAVYLFGRDTEYAAVTDGDGMFSIGNVLPGSYDVTAGATDVGQVMHHEQKLLRDTALTLYLFKEYRRNDDKWKGRDPLGLRENPFRDHTTLIYQLPEPCDCSLVVVNASGQVVENVGLTQPNGSLELGRAYEPGVHFIHLKQAGTVVQTLKLLKVR
- a CDS encoding YraN family protein translates to MSDHLEIGKKGEQIATEYLERKGWRIAARNWRAGRGEIDIVAWADERLLVFVEVKTRAGDGYGGPEEAVGARKQDLMARTAGAYMEHIGYDWEIRFDIVAVLLKGDKVLDIRHIEDAFFPM